A part of Candidatus Babeliaceae bacterium genomic DNA contains:
- a CDS encoding type II toxin-antitoxin system RelE/ParE family toxin has protein sequence MEFIKTIPVYFYQEESGNEPVREWLHELSSADRKIIGKDIRIVQIDWPIGSPLVKSLGAGLWEIRSKLDNRIARILFVFHDSSIILLHGFIKKTQKTPQQEITLAKKRAKKL, from the coding sequence ATGGAATTCATAAAAACAATACCCGTGTATTTTTACCAGGAAGAATCTGGAAATGAACCGGTACGTGAATGGTTACATGAATTATCAAGCGCTGATCGCAAAATTATAGGTAAAGATATCAGAATAGTACAAATAGATTGGCCGATAGGTTCTCCCTTGGTAAAATCACTAGGCGCTGGGCTATGGGAGATAAGAAGCAAATTAGACAATCGCATTGCTCGCATTTTATTTGTATTCCACGATAGTAGTATAATTTTACTGCATGGTTTTATAAAAAAGACACAAAAAACCCCTCAACAAGAAATTACACTCGCAAAAAAAAGAGCTAAAAAACTATAG
- a CDS encoding DUF721 domain-containing protein — MTISIKEYLAPYLQETPDNWKADLLRNWRTVVGSLSEKMRLEKIESSLLIIGVYDPHWMQELFLLSRTIIRTINTYLGGSYIIDLRFRLVQKRHVKSFVLKHETFSARRNQMALTYEQQETLKIIKDQELQVLLKNFLHTCAHEYDKK, encoded by the coding sequence ATGACCATCAGCATTAAAGAATATCTTGCGCCCTATTTGCAAGAAACTCCTGATAATTGGAAAGCTGATCTGTTGCGTAATTGGCGTACTGTTGTAGGTAGTTTGTCGGAAAAAATGCGTCTAGAGAAAATTGAATCAAGTTTACTTATTATAGGGGTCTATGATCCGCATTGGATGCAGGAGCTTTTTTTATTGTCTCGTACCATTATTAGAACAATTAATACGTATCTTGGAGGCAGTTATATTATAGATTTACGATTTAGACTGGTTCAAAAACGACATGTTAAGAGTTTTGTGCTTAAGCATGAAACGTTTTCAGCGCGTCGCAACCAGATGGCGTTAACCTATGAGCAGCAAGAAACATTGAAAATTATAAAAGATCAGGAGCTACAAGTTTTGTTAAAAAATTTTTTACACACTTGTGCGCATGAATATGATAAAAAATAA
- a CDS encoding HAD family phosphatase — protein MKYKAIIFDMDGTIVDTENIWADATKLFIERRGIAYTGELEAALRKEIHGLALHKSCGVIKDFINLEGSVEDLIKEKSLIAYDLYKNGIKFIDGFEAFHCIVQTKNIKNGIATNADDMTVQLSNQALNLSYYFGDHIYGISCVGNICKPDPAIYLHTAEKLGIDPQECLAIEDSAHGIKAAQAAGMLCIGINTSCNYDQVKKADYIVDRYQDIDLDALLLGI, from the coding sequence ATGAAATATAAGGCGATAATTTTTGACATGGATGGTACCATTGTCGACACAGAAAATATATGGGCCGATGCGACAAAGCTTTTTATTGAGCGTCGCGGCATTGCATATACGGGCGAATTGGAAGCAGCTTTGCGCAAAGAAATTCACGGCCTTGCATTGCATAAAAGCTGCGGCGTGATTAAAGATTTTATTAATCTTGAAGGTTCAGTTGAAGATTTGATTAAAGAAAAGTCTCTCATCGCCTACGATTTATATAAAAATGGCATCAAGTTTATAGATGGCTTTGAAGCATTCCACTGTATCGTACAAACTAAAAACATCAAAAATGGTATTGCGACCAACGCCGATGACATGACGGTTCAGTTAAGTAATCAGGCATTAAATTTGAGTTATTATTTTGGCGATCATATTTATGGCATTTCTTGCGTTGGTAATATTTGCAAGCCGGATCCTGCTATTTATCTTCACACAGCTGAAAAATTGGGTATTGACCCTCAAGAATGTCTGGCGATTGAAGACTCCGCGCATGGCATAAAAGCCGCTCAAGCCGCCGGGATGTTGTGTATAGGCATTAATACGTCATGTAATTATGATCAGGTTAAAAAAGCCGATTATATTGTCGATCGTTATCAAGACATCGACCTCGATGCATTACTACTGGGCATTTAA
- a CDS encoding cysteine synthase family protein, with product MKNTKNFTHHFLLDIHTFCILSTKIIIKHLGQRMLHSSLLSIIGNTPLVKVNFATPATVYAKLEYLNPGGSIKDRAALFMINEAERKGILTPGGTIIEASSGNQGIAAAMIGAIKGYKVIITVSEKISLEKRATLAAYGATVVVCKACEFLDDPASYHSKAIEIHKSTPNSFMINQYFNPTNAQAHYSHLGPEIWRQTAGALTHFFAAAGSGGTVSGAGKFLKEQNSTLSVHAVDAANSYRSTCGHPQPYSIEGMGVDYETPLLDKAIIDNYHLVHDNQALDMLKNLARNHGLLVGPASGAVAHAAYEYSKTLTPQDTLVMIFGDSGRAYLTKNFY from the coding sequence ATGAAGAACACAAAAAACTTTACGCATCATTTTTTGCTTGATATACACACTTTTTGTATACTATCAACTAAAATTATCATAAAACACTTGGGACAACGCATGCTACACTCATCATTACTTTCTATTATCGGCAACACGCCACTTGTTAAAGTTAATTTTGCAACACCCGCAACAGTATATGCAAAATTAGAATATCTTAATCCAGGTGGAAGCATTAAAGATCGCGCAGCGTTATTTATGATCAATGAGGCAGAACGCAAAGGCATTCTCACGCCCGGCGGAACGATTATTGAAGCATCTTCAGGCAATCAAGGCATTGCAGCCGCTATGATCGGAGCGATTAAAGGATACAAAGTAATTATTACCGTATCAGAAAAAATAAGCCTAGAAAAAAGAGCAACACTTGCGGCATACGGAGCAACCGTCGTTGTGTGCAAGGCGTGCGAATTTCTTGATGATCCAGCAAGTTATCATAGTAAAGCGATAGAAATTCATAAAAGTACCCCCAATTCATTTATGATTAATCAGTATTTCAATCCAACTAATGCGCAAGCACATTATAGCCATTTGGGACCAGAAATTTGGCGGCAAACAGCTGGCGCACTTACACACTTTTTTGCTGCAGCCGGTTCCGGCGGCACCGTTTCTGGCGCAGGAAAATTTTTAAAAGAACAAAACAGTACGCTCAGTGTTCATGCCGTTGACGCCGCAAACTCATATCGCTCAACATGTGGTCATCCTCAACCATATTCGATAGAAGGCATGGGGGTGGATTATGAAACACCGCTTCTTGATAAGGCGATTATTGATAACTATCACTTAGTCCATGACAACCAAGCATTGGACATGCTTAAAAATCTTGCCCGCAACCACGGACTACTTGTAGGACCTGCAAGCGGCGCTGTCGCTCATGCTGCCTATGAATACTCAAAAACATTAACACCGCAAGATACGCTTGTAATGATCTTTGGAGATTCCGGAAGAGCATATTTGACCAAAAATTTTTACTAA
- a CDS encoding HAD family hydrolase, with translation MKMYVKIALFMTFLVAGFAQGGLIASHKSHNKSHMGEALWATLQPMTPQNTLFFFDLHGVISHTSSPDIWAEFSKNVENKGVLLSTMAKIGWNGDWAWAKKQTKVFEFRIDVLTERYPILEKYKQNFISLTNAQKPNEKMVRIIKELRNKGFTIVLASNIGPKTLEDFKVKFPEVAALFDDMYIIDKKINFYGKPDSKYFEGLKQFALDKGHAGKQMVFTDDDQENIDVSVRKGFFGTFFTGADAFEKLLKTYGALA, from the coding sequence ATGAAGATGTATGTCAAAATAGCTCTTTTTATGACTTTTTTGGTGGCTGGATTTGCCCAAGGGGGGCTGATTGCGTCGCATAAATCCCATAATAAGAGTCATATGGGCGAAGCCTTGTGGGCAACCTTACAGCCTATGACGCCGCAAAATACCCTCTTTTTCTTTGATTTGCATGGGGTGATATCTCATACCAGTTCTCCTGATATATGGGCTGAATTTAGTAAAAACGTCGAAAATAAGGGTGTGCTTTTGTCTACAATGGCGAAAATTGGCTGGAATGGCGATTGGGCTTGGGCTAAAAAGCAAACAAAAGTATTTGAGTTTCGTATTGATGTGCTTACGGAGCGGTACCCGATTCTCGAAAAATATAAGCAGAATTTTATTAGTCTGACTAATGCTCAAAAGCCTAACGAGAAAATGGTTCGCATCATTAAAGAGCTGAGAAATAAGGGATTTACTATTGTTCTTGCATCAAATATAGGCCCCAAAACACTTGAGGATTTTAAGGTAAAATTCCCTGAAGTTGCAGCATTATTTGACGATATGTACATAATTGATAAAAAAATTAATTTTTATGGTAAGCCGGATTCCAAGTATTTTGAAGGGCTCAAGCAATTTGCTCTTGATAAGGGACATGCGGGAAAGCAGATGGTGTTTACTGATGATGATCAAGAAAATATTGATGTTTCAGTAAGAAAGGGCTTTTTTGGTACTTTTTTTACAGGCGCAGATGCATTTGAAAAGCTTTTGAAAACATATGGCGCTTTAGCGTGA
- a CDS encoding transglycosylase domain-containing protein has product MDHVRIYTSIFISFFTFFLGAAFFLINHQWVDFSLLDSDNTSKPSLVLDNQGNEWARFQLDKREPVRYNILPQHLIQAFLAAEDRNFFKHTGISCKGIIRSILVNMYHWKKAQGASTITQQLVKLLFFDSKKTFSRKLKEQALALIIERQYSKEQILETYLNNVYFGNGMYGIQAAAQRFWNKNVQELDIQESALLAAIVKSPQRYCPIFNPDNALLRRNIVLEVMYACKYISQQEVISLKKIPLSIAQAESSFALYARENIRLFMEELVGKKALYTEGFVIQTTLNISHQETAEKIFQQSIEKIRSTLKIPLEGGMISIAAKTGAIQAYIGGYNFNASQFNRVHAVRQVGSTIKPLLYAIALQNGASLTDVEYDEPLSIADNNRTWNPRNVNKKYSGPMTLAHALALSNNIIAIKTIIKYGAHNLANLVRATHLATDVHHYPSLALGCVESSLFNVVGMFNIFNNNGYYQKPYLIEWIKDEWGTKIWKHIPAPEQVLPWNIISQINQVLINACQRIQHRLKLADVDYELLGKTGTTNDARTVWFAGCTPNYTTVFYFGRDDNKAMQESIFATTTAFPAWYTYNSLIQQPIKQFSHSPEVTEIYINKITGQHMSPHDHNAIKLLITS; this is encoded by the coding sequence ATGGATCACGTACGTATATATACTAGTATTTTTATATCTTTTTTCACCTTTTTTTTGGGTGCAGCTTTTTTTCTCATTAATCATCAGTGGGTTGATTTTTCACTTCTTGATAGTGACAATACAAGCAAACCCTCTCTTGTTCTTGATAATCAGGGCAACGAGTGGGCCCGGTTCCAACTTGATAAAAGAGAGCCTGTTCGTTATAACATTTTACCACAACATCTTATACAAGCGTTTTTAGCTGCGGAAGATAGAAACTTTTTTAAGCATACTGGTATTTCATGCAAAGGAATTATTAGATCAATACTGGTCAACATGTATCATTGGAAAAAGGCGCAAGGAGCCAGTACTATAACGCAGCAGTTGGTAAAGCTACTCTTTTTTGATAGCAAAAAAACTTTTTCCCGAAAACTAAAAGAACAAGCGCTTGCACTCATTATTGAACGACAATATAGCAAAGAACAAATCCTGGAAACATATCTCAATAATGTTTATTTTGGCAACGGCATGTATGGAATTCAGGCAGCCGCTCAAAGATTTTGGAACAAAAATGTGCAAGAGTTAGATATACAAGAATCTGCTCTTTTGGCTGCCATTGTAAAGTCGCCACAACGCTATTGCCCGATTTTTAATCCAGACAATGCCCTATTACGTCGTAATATTGTTTTAGAGGTTATGTATGCATGCAAGTATATCAGTCAACAAGAAGTTATCTCTTTAAAAAAAATCCCGCTATCTATTGCGCAAGCAGAATCAAGCTTTGCGCTGTATGCGCGGGAAAATATAAGATTATTCATGGAAGAACTTGTAGGAAAAAAAGCTCTTTATACTGAAGGATTTGTCATCCAAACAACGCTCAATATATCGCATCAAGAAACTGCTGAAAAAATTTTTCAACAATCAATAGAAAAAATTAGATCAACATTAAAAATACCTCTTGAGGGAGGGATGATATCTATTGCAGCAAAGACTGGTGCTATACAAGCATATATCGGTGGCTATAATTTTAATGCATCGCAGTTTAATCGAGTACACGCAGTACGACAAGTTGGATCAACTATAAAACCACTCCTTTACGCAATTGCATTGCAAAATGGAGCATCTCTTACTGATGTGGAATACGACGAGCCGCTGAGTATAGCCGACAATAATCGCACATGGAATCCACGAAATGTTAATAAAAAATATAGCGGACCCATGACACTTGCACATGCTCTTGCACTATCAAACAATATTATTGCCATTAAAACAATCATAAAATATGGCGCCCATAATCTTGCAAATCTTGTACGCGCAACGCACTTGGCCACAGACGTTCACCATTATCCATCGCTTGCCCTTGGATGCGTAGAAAGCTCTTTATTTAATGTAGTAGGCATGTTTAATATCTTTAATAATAATGGTTATTACCAAAAACCATATCTCATCGAATGGATAAAAGATGAATGGGGAACAAAAATATGGAAACATATCCCTGCACCTGAACAAGTACTTCCATGGAACATTATTAGTCAAATAAATCAGGTACTTATTAACGCATGCCAACGCATACAACACAGACTTAAACTCGCGGATGTTGATTATGAATTATTGGGAAAAACGGGAACCACCAATGATGCTCGAACCGTATGGTTTGCAGGATGCACACCAAATTATACAACGGTCTTTTATTTTGGAAGAGACGATAACAAAGCCATGCAAGAAAGTATTTTTGCCACCACAACGGCTTTTCCAGCGTGGTATACGTATAATAGCTTAATACAACAACCCATCAAACAGTTTTCGCACTCCCCTGAAGTGACAGAAATTTATATCAATAAAATTACGGGGCAACACATGTCACCCCATGATCATAACGCTATTAAACTACTTATAACTTCATAG
- a CDS encoding PASTA domain-containing protein: MPSLLGLNVYEAFPVLSRHNLNARIMHIKEDADVDEGTILEHRPYPQQKVKAQQPVFLVISTKPACIETPNYSLLSELEIHKKAHSLGVKPKIYTLPFQTIAGTCIAQAPAHGTQLSQDKSMLVYVSQGITSMRLFPSLRGRSLEDVCRFCDEHSFRYQIVYPELFEHEARVEYTVIDQRPFAGSFIDYRNPPFIQVQVA; this comes from the coding sequence ATGCCTTCTCTGTTGGGTCTTAATGTTTATGAAGCGTTTCCGGTTCTATCGAGACATAATCTTAATGCCAGGATTATGCATATTAAGGAGGATGCAGATGTTGATGAAGGGACTATTTTAGAGCACAGGCCTTATCCGCAGCAAAAAGTTAAGGCGCAGCAGCCCGTTTTTTTGGTTATTTCAACAAAACCTGCTTGTATAGAGACGCCAAATTATAGCTTATTATCTGAGTTAGAAATTCATAAAAAAGCACATTCCCTGGGTGTAAAACCAAAAATCTATACACTGCCATTTCAAACAATTGCTGGAACGTGTATTGCTCAAGCGCCTGCGCATGGCACACAATTATCGCAAGATAAAAGTATGCTTGTATATGTTTCGCAGGGGATAACTTCGATGCGGCTTTTTCCATCTCTACGTGGCAGGTCTTTGGAAGATGTGTGTCGGTTTTGTGATGAACATAGTTTTAGGTATCAGATAGTATATCCAGAACTGTTTGAACATGAGGCTCGAGTAGAGTATACTGTGATTGATCAAAGGCCCTTTGCCGGGTCATTTATAGATTACCGTAATCCGCCTTTTATTCAGGTACAGGTTGCATAA
- a CDS encoding UDP-N-acetylglucosamine--N-acetylmuramyl-(pentapeptide) pyrophosphoryl-undecaprenol N-acetylglucosamine transferase, giving the protein MIKNNSRAFVAGKSGGHIIPAITLAQDYKKQHPNADILFFSGDSALDKNLVSHENWTHVALDVPNFPRKNIMRYPQFIYLFIRACVQSVTALRRARIKSVVSTGGYISIPVCFAAKLLGIPYDLYEFNVMPGAAVTLLARWAHGVYVTFAEAKKYISHNNIIVVDYPIRKGLSVHAPAESRAVLGLSPDMRVIFVMGGSQGSQALNAIMMKYVALGACDNMYIIHQTGAHAVEDVRAYYARHGVQHHVFSFEKNLSLYYSASDLIITRAGAGSLFEILYLRKKAIVIPLVASTTDHQVANAQVMAERHPELFVCLFQADIEKNISLFADRVQYLLL; this is encoded by the coding sequence ATGATAAAAAATAACAGTCGAGCATTTGTTGCTGGTAAGTCGGGTGGGCACATTATTCCGGCGATAACATTGGCTCAAGACTATAAAAAACAGCATCCCAACGCTGATATTCTTTTTTTTTCTGGTGACAGCGCGTTAGATAAAAATTTAGTGTCTCATGAAAATTGGACACATGTTGCGCTTGATGTACCCAATTTTCCTCGCAAAAATATTATGCGTTACCCGCAATTTATTTATTTATTTATACGTGCATGCGTACAAAGTGTTACAGCATTGCGACGAGCACGCATAAAGAGCGTGGTGAGTACGGGTGGTTATATTTCTATCCCTGTGTGTTTCGCAGCAAAATTATTAGGAATTCCGTATGATCTATATGAATTTAATGTGATGCCCGGTGCGGCAGTTACGCTTTTGGCCAGATGGGCGCATGGCGTATATGTTACGTTTGCTGAAGCAAAAAAATATATATCACACAATAATATTATTGTTGTCGACTACCCCATAAGAAAAGGTTTATCGGTGCATGCTCCGGCAGAGTCGCGCGCAGTGCTTGGACTATCGCCCGATATGCGCGTTATTTTTGTGATGGGTGGATCTCAAGGGTCTCAAGCACTTAATGCGATTATGATGAAGTATGTTGCTCTTGGCGCCTGCGACAATATGTATATTATACATCAAACAGGTGCGCACGCAGTTGAGGATGTTCGTGCGTATTATGCACGGCATGGCGTACAACACCATGTGTTTAGCTTTGAAAAAAATCTTTCGTTATATTATTCAGCAAGTGATCTTATTATTACTCGTGCCGGCGCCGGAAGTTTGTTTGAAATTCTTTATTTGAGAAAAAAAGCCATTGTTATTCCATTGGTTGCATCTACAACTGATCATCAAGTTGCCAATGCGCAGGTTATGGCAGAGCGCCACCCTGAGCTTTTTGTATGTCTATTTCAAGCCGATATTGAAAAAAATATATCTTTATTTGCAGATCGTGTTCAGTATTTATTATTGTAA
- a CDS encoding NAD(P)H-dependent glycerol-3-phosphate dehydrogenase, protein MRVSKEILERNVIHTSVAVLGAGAWGKALALLLADNGHLVTLWDYQAKSLPIGFPTTIILTNTIQDILEHRFIFVAIPVPFLRSVISTLISSHHNQVWVMGNKGIEQTTLLLPTQIINDILPQAATAVISGPSFAKELTEKKLTHIVIAGARSHEISNLLSNSYCMTHQSQDLIGIQLSAALKNPLSLGMGLLAASGYGLNAQAAYITQALSEIVFLVKFLGGKQETVYGLAGLGDLFLTCNPMSKNYQVGMLLGSGKSLQEAISQFDAPPEGLSTLASVQQIITSNKLDLPLLNSLYQVVYEQHPVNTITTALR, encoded by the coding sequence ATGAGAGTATCGAAAGAAATTTTGGAGCGTAACGTTATTCACACAAGCGTTGCCGTATTGGGCGCTGGAGCATGGGGAAAAGCTCTTGCCCTTTTACTCGCTGATAACGGTCATTTGGTTACGCTGTGGGATTACCAAGCAAAAAGTTTACCTATAGGTTTTCCCACTACTATTATTCTGACAAATACTATACAAGATATACTCGAGCATCGTTTTATTTTTGTCGCCATTCCCGTGCCATTTTTAAGATCTGTTATCAGTACGCTCATATCGAGCCATCATAATCAAGTTTGGGTTATGGGCAATAAAGGCATCGAGCAAACAACCCTTCTTCTTCCGACACAAATTATTAATGATATTTTACCGCAAGCTGCAACCGCTGTTATTTCCGGCCCAAGTTTTGCCAAAGAATTAACAGAAAAAAAGCTTACGCATATAGTAATTGCAGGCGCGCGCAGTCATGAAATAAGCAATTTGCTCAGTAATAGTTACTGCATGACACACCAATCACAAGATCTTATAGGCATACAGCTTTCAGCCGCACTGAAAAACCCACTATCACTCGGTATGGGCTTATTGGCAGCCAGTGGCTATGGTTTAAATGCTCAAGCTGCGTACATAACCCAAGCACTTTCAGAAATAGTTTTTTTGGTAAAATTTTTAGGTGGCAAACAAGAAACGGTATATGGCTTAGCTGGCCTTGGTGATCTTTTTTTAACCTGTAATCCCATGAGTAAAAACTATCAAGTGGGCATGTTATTAGGTTCGGGAAAGTCGCTTCAAGAAGCTATATCTCAATTTGACGCGCCGCCAGAAGGCCTATCAACCCTCGCATCTGTCCAGCAGATTATAACAAGCAACAAGCTCGACTTACCCCTTTTAAACAGTTTATATCAAGTCGTTTACGAACAACATCCAGTAAATACTATCACGACTGCACTACGCTAA
- a CDS encoding MBL fold metallo-hydrolase yields MYPYYKNNRFLNHPDEKGHSVFFKSLWMIITGIFSGRRTQRAHNFLHAPTIAEHNALRNAAGHNKCVITWLGHATFLITVPGATIITDPVLGDLSLLYKRWDNPVITPDQLPSIDIILLSHNHRDHMDEASIRILHAKNPAIKTLVPMGDKAWFIKRGLGNVHECSWWESIKIGEAMYTFLPAKHWSQRGFFDRNKSLWGSWMIQSPDICLYFAGDTAYGEHFSLIGKQYSIDIALMPIGPCEPHAWMKDSHLNAQQAVQAFCDLNARHFIAMHWGTFPFGIDYQALPYEYLLDSWQTHSDKALRKKTLHPGACGKTLQF; encoded by the coding sequence ATGTATCCTTATTATAAAAATAATCGTTTTTTGAATCATCCTGATGAAAAGGGACACTCTGTCTTTTTTAAATCACTCTGGATGATTATTACGGGCATTTTTTCTGGGCGCAGAACTCAGCGAGCGCACAATTTTTTGCATGCGCCTACTATCGCAGAACATAATGCTTTGAGAAATGCTGCTGGGCATAATAAGTGCGTTATTACTTGGCTTGGTCATGCGACTTTTCTTATTACTGTGCCTGGCGCTACTATTATAACTGACCCCGTATTGGGGGACCTTTCTTTGTTATATAAACGATGGGATAATCCTGTAATTACTCCTGATCAATTGCCGTCTATCGATATTATTTTGCTTTCACATAATCATAGAGATCACATGGATGAGGCGAGTATTCGTATATTGCATGCAAAAAACCCTGCCATAAAAACACTTGTTCCCATGGGTGATAAAGCATGGTTTATAAAAAGAGGCCTTGGGAATGTGCACGAATGTTCATGGTGGGAATCTATAAAAATAGGTGAAGCTATGTATACATTTTTACCAGCAAAACATTGGTCCCAGCGTGGTTTTTTTGACAGAAATAAGTCATTGTGGGGTAGTTGGATGATACAATCACCAGATATATGTTTATATTTTGCGGGTGACACCGCTTATGGCGAACATTTTTCTCTTATTGGTAAACAATATTCTATTGATATTGCGTTAATGCCCATCGGCCCATGTGAGCCACATGCTTGGATGAAAGATTCCCATCTTAATGCGCAACAGGCCGTTCAAGCTTTTTGTGATCTTAATGCCCGGCATTTTATAGCAATGCACTGGGGAACGTTTCCTTTTGGTATTGATTATCAAGCGTTGCCGTATGAATATTTACTTGATAGTTGGCAAACTCATTCAGACAAAGCATTACGTAAGAAAACGCTCCACCCTGGCGCTTGCGGTAAAACGTTACAATTCTGA
- the uppS gene encoding polyprenyl diphosphate synthase encodes MIKKLVILACISVVVACVFVYKKRTYSTSSIAHYDDKPTKLKHLAIIMDGNRRWAKKNSLKPWLGHKQGIEPVKTTIEFCIKKKIPYLTLYAFSLENFKRSSDELDYLFNIIAKEVSDSYFDTLIKNNVRVRFIGRRSSFPQQLIENINAIEAKSAHNTGLTLNIMFCYGGRQELVDAIKNIVASGIMPENITEDTIAQHLWTHDMPDPELVIRTGYTHRLSNFLPYQSVYSELYFIDCYWPEITVEHLHKAVDYYESIERNFGA; translated from the coding sequence ATGATAAAAAAGCTTGTTATACTCGCCTGCATCAGCGTTGTTGTGGCCTGTGTTTTTGTCTATAAAAAACGCACCTATAGCACTAGTTCAATCGCACACTATGACGACAAGCCTACCAAGCTTAAACACCTTGCAATCATTATGGACGGCAACAGACGTTGGGCTAAAAAGAATAGTCTCAAGCCATGGCTAGGGCATAAACAGGGGATAGAACCGGTCAAAACAACTATAGAATTCTGCATTAAAAAGAAGATCCCCTATCTCACCCTGTATGCATTTTCTCTCGAAAATTTTAAGCGGTCTTCAGATGAATTAGACTATCTTTTTAATATTATAGCCAAGGAAGTTTCTGACTCATATTTTGATACGCTTATTAAAAACAATGTACGAGTACGCTTTATCGGCCGCAGAAGCTCATTCCCTCAACAACTTATAGAAAACATTAATGCCATCGAGGCAAAAAGCGCCCACAACACAGGACTAACGCTCAATATCATGTTTTGTTATGGCGGACGGCAAGAACTTGTTGACGCTATAAAAAATATTGTTGCATCGGGCATTATGCCAGAAAATATTACCGAAGATACTATTGCGCAACATTTATGGACACATGACATGCCTGATCCTGAGCTTGTTATTAGAACAGGCTATACGCATAGACTCAGTAATTTTTTACCCTATCAATCAGTGTATAGCGAACTGTATTTTATAGATTGTTACTGGCCAGAAATAACGGTTGAACATCTTCATAAGGCGGTTGATTATTATGAGAGTATCGAAAGAAATTTTGGAGCGTAA